A section of the Chryseobacterium ginsenosidimutans genome encodes:
- the galK gene encoding galactokinase, translating into MKEKLINYTTEAFKAFFQSELENIFLAPGRINIIGEHVDYSDGFVLPAAIDKYICFAVKKVDDSETCTFFAKDFDDSFSFNINQKQIPVSQIWVNYLLGVFNAIQESGKKIGGLQIAFSSTIPMGSGLSSSAALECGFAFILNQIFDLNLSKKELALIGQKSEHTFVGVKCGIMDQFASVFGKEHKVIMLDCNSLEHQYFEANIEGYSLVLFDSCVKHTHLTSGYNDRRRDVDNGKKVLWEKFPEIAKFRDFSFSMLDTVRAEIGERSYKRCLYILKETKRVEKAAKALSEGNAEYLGKLLTETHSGLSTEFEVSCQELDFLVEVALKENGVLGSRIMGGGFGGCSINLIKDENVNEVIEKISAKYKADFDIEMKVYHVKISDGINEYKRNEFVI; encoded by the coding sequence ATGAAGGAGAAATTAATCAATTATACAACAGAGGCATTTAAGGCTTTCTTTCAGTCGGAACTGGAAAATATTTTTCTGGCTCCCGGAAGAATTAATATTATTGGTGAACACGTCGATTACAGCGATGGCTTTGTGCTTCCTGCAGCTATTGACAAATACATTTGCTTTGCTGTAAAGAAAGTTGATGATTCGGAAACGTGTACCTTTTTTGCCAAAGATTTTGACGATTCTTTTAGTTTTAATATCAATCAAAAACAAATTCCGGTTTCGCAGATTTGGGTCAATTACTTGTTGGGTGTTTTTAATGCTATACAGGAAAGCGGGAAAAAGATTGGCGGTTTGCAGATTGCTTTCAGCAGTACAATTCCGATGGGTTCCGGTTTATCGTCTTCGGCAGCTCTGGAATGCGGATTTGCTTTTATTCTCAACCAGATTTTTGATTTAAATTTATCTAAAAAAGAATTGGCACTCATCGGTCAGAAATCTGAACATACTTTTGTTGGTGTAAAGTGCGGAATTATGGATCAGTTTGCTTCCGTTTTCGGCAAAGAACATAAAGTGATCATGCTTGATTGCAATTCTCTGGAGCATCAGTATTTTGAAGCCAATATCGAAGGTTACAGTCTCGTTCTTTTCGACAGTTGTGTAAAACACACGCACCTCACTTCCGGCTACAACGACAGGAGAAGAGATGTCGATAACGGTAAAAAAGTATTGTGGGAAAAATTCCCTGAAATAGCAAAATTCAGAGATTTCAGTTTTTCAATGCTTGATACAGTGAGGGCGGAAATAGGAGAGAGATCTTACAAGAGATGCCTGTATATTTTAAAAGAAACCAAAAGAGTTGAAAAAGCAGCCAAAGCTTTGTCGGAAGGTAATGCAGAATATCTGGGCAAGCTTCTTACCGAAACGCATTCCGGGCTTTCCACAGAATTTGAGGTGAGTTGTCAAGAACTCGATTTTTTGGTAGAAGTAGCTTTAAAGGAAAACGGAGTTTTGGGCTCAAGAATAATGGGAGGAGGTTTCGGTGGTTGCAGCATCAATCTCATTAAAGATGAAAATGTGAATGAAGTCATTGAAAAAATAAGCGCAAAATACAAAGCAGATTTTGATATCGAAATGAAAGTGTACCATGTAAAAATATCGGATGGAATTAATGAATACAAAAGAAATGAATTCGTCATTTGA
- the fsa gene encoding fructose-6-phosphate aldolase, protein MKFFIDTANLSMIEEANALGILDGVTTNPSLMAKEGISGKENILNHYLKICNIVDGDVSAEVIGITYEEMIKEGEELAALHPQIVVKVPIIKDGIKAIKYFSQKGIRTNCTLIFSAGQALLAAKAGATYVSPFLGRLDDVSTDGLNLIEEIRTIFDNFGYETQILAASVRHSMHIINCAKIGADVVTCPLPPILSLLNHPLTDSGLEQFIKDSQKMK, encoded by the coding sequence ATGAAATTTTTTATAGACACAGCCAATCTTTCTATGATTGAAGAAGCCAATGCTTTGGGTATTCTGGATGGCGTTACAACCAATCCTTCGCTGATGGCAAAAGAAGGGATTTCCGGAAAAGAAAATATCCTGAATCATTACCTTAAAATCTGCAATATTGTAGATGGTGACGTAAGTGCCGAAGTTATCGGAATTACTTACGAAGAGATGATCAAAGAAGGAGAGGAGTTGGCAGCATTGCATCCGCAGATTGTGGTAAAAGTTCCCATTATCAAAGACGGAATCAAAGCCATCAAATATTTTTCCCAAAAAGGAATCAGAACAAACTGTACCTTGATTTTCTCTGCCGGACAGGCTCTTTTGGCAGCAAAAGCAGGAGCAACATACGTTTCACCTTTTCTGGGCAGACTGGATGATGTTTCTACAGACGGCTTGAATTTAATAGAAGAAATAAGAACTATTTTTGATAATTTCGGATATGAAACGCAGATTTTAGCAGCTTCTGTAAGACACAGTATGCACATCATCAATTGTGCGAAAATTGGTGCCGATGTCGTTACGTGTCCGTTGCCTCCGATTTTGTCATTGCTCAATCATCCCTTGACGGACAGCGGTCTCGAGCAGTTTATCAAAGATTCACAAAAAATGAAATAA
- a CDS encoding glycoside hydrolase family 43 protein, with protein sequence MNKSKYLFPKDFMADPSVHVFEGKLYIYPSHDRESGIEENDNGDHFDMNDYHVFSLDDVENGEITDHGVALSVKDIPWSGRQLWDCDVAFKNGKYYMYFPLKDKNDIFRIGVAVSDTPYGPFIPEKHPMMGSYSIDPCIFEENGKHYMYFGGIWGGQLQRYRNNKALESAVIPENDEPAIPSKVALLSDHMLEFAEEPKDVLILDENGNPLLHGNENRFFEASWMHKYNGKYYFSYSTGDTHLLCYAIGDNLYGPFTYQGVILTPVVGWTTHHSIVEFKGKWYLFFHDSVPSGGRTWLRSMKVVELEYNEDGTFKKIEGLDE encoded by the coding sequence ATGAACAAATCAAAATATCTATTCCCAAAAGACTTCATGGCAGATCCATCCGTTCACGTTTTCGAAGGGAAATTATACATATATCCCTCACACGACAGAGAAAGCGGAATTGAAGAAAACGACAACGGCGATCATTTCGATATGAATGATTATCATGTTTTTTCATTAGATGATGTTGAAAACGGAGAAATTACAGATCATGGCGTTGCACTTTCCGTCAAAGATATTCCATGGTCGGGAAGACAGCTTTGGGATTGTGATGTGGCCTTCAAAAACGGGAAATATTATATGTATTTTCCTTTAAAAGATAAAAATGATATTTTCAGAATCGGAGTTGCCGTAAGCGATACACCTTACGGTCCATTTATTCCTGAAAAACATCCGATGATGGGAAGTTACAGCATCGATCCGTGTATTTTCGAGGAAAACGGAAAACATTATATGTATTTTGGCGGAATCTGGGGCGGACAATTGCAACGTTACAGAAATAACAAAGCATTGGAATCTGCCGTAATTCCTGAAAATGATGAACCTGCAATTCCTTCAAAAGTGGCTTTGTTGAGCGATCATATGCTGGAATTTGCGGAAGAACCAAAAGATGTGTTGATTCTTGATGAAAACGGAAATCCTTTGCTTCACGGCAATGAAAACCGATTTTTCGAAGCTTCCTGGATGCACAAATACAACGGGAAATATTATTTCTCTTATTCCACAGGTGATACCCATCTTTTGTGCTATGCGATTGGTGACAATCTGTACGGTCCGTTCACCTATCAAGGCGTGATTTTGACTCCCGTTGTTGGCTGGACGACGCATCACAGCATTGTTGAGTTTAAAGGAAAATGGTATTTATTTTTCCATGATTCAGTTCCCAGTGGTGGAAGAACCTGGCTTCGAAGCATGAAAGTCGTAGAATTGGAATACAACGAAGACGGAACTTTCAAAAAGATTGAAGGTTTGGATGAATAA
- a CDS encoding UDP-glucose--hexose-1-phosphate uridylyltransferase → MNTKEMNSSFDQKKHPHRRYNPLLDEWILVSPQRANRPWQGQTEKVTEEKLPDHDPNCYLCSGNVRVNGERNPDYKGVYVFDNDFGSLMKDNVQFSDEKSDFFSLKPERGINRVICFSDNHSLTLPEMEVDDIKKVVDVWQEQYKGLGAEDYINHVQIFENKGSVMGCSNPHPHGQIWAQSSIPSTVLRTQENLKKYFEKNGCSLLEDYVKRELEMKERIILENEDFVAVVPFWAVWPYETMIISKRKAENILEFSDSEKLSLADIIKNLTIKYDNLFNVSFPYSAGIHQSPTDGKPHPEWHFHMHFYPPLLRSAEVKKFMVGYEMLAEPQRDITPEQSAEILKNLPLLHYRNK, encoded by the coding sequence ATGAATACAAAAGAAATGAATTCGTCATTTGATCAAAAAAAACATCCTCACAGAAGATACAATCCGCTTTTGGATGAGTGGATTCTTGTATCACCTCAAAGAGCAAACCGTCCTTGGCAAGGGCAGACCGAAAAAGTAACCGAAGAAAAACTTCCCGATCACGACCCGAATTGTTACCTGTGTTCCGGAAATGTACGTGTCAATGGTGAAAGAAATCCGGATTATAAAGGTGTTTATGTTTTTGACAACGATTTTGGTTCTTTGATGAAAGATAATGTTCAATTTTCTGATGAGAAGTCAGATTTTTTTTCATTAAAACCAGAACGGGGAATTAACAGGGTTATTTGTTTTTCAGACAATCACAGTCTCACTTTACCGGAAATGGAAGTTGACGATATCAAAAAAGTGGTAGATGTTTGGCAGGAACAATATAAAGGTTTGGGAGCTGAAGATTACATCAATCACGTTCAGATTTTTGAGAACAAAGGAAGTGTGATGGGATGCAGCAATCCGCATCCTCACGGACAAATCTGGGCACAGTCATCAATTCCGTCGACGGTTTTGAGAACGCAGGAAAATCTGAAAAAATATTTTGAAAAAAATGGATGCTCTCTTTTGGAAGATTATGTAAAAAGAGAACTGGAAATGAAAGAAAGAATTATTCTTGAAAATGAGGATTTTGTAGCTGTCGTTCCGTTTTGGGCAGTCTGGCCTTATGAAACGATGATTATCAGCAAAAGAAAAGCAGAAAATATTCTTGAGTTTTCTGATTCTGAAAAACTTTCATTGGCTGACATTATTAAAAATTTAACCATAAAATACGACAATCTTTTTAATGTTTCTTTTCCGTATTCTGCAGGAATTCACCAATCACCAACGGATGGAAAACCACATCCGGAATGGCATTTTCATATGCATTTTTATCCGCCATTGCTTCGTAGCGCCGAAGTGAAAAAGTTTATGGTCGGTTATGAAATGCTGGCAGAACCGCAACGAGACATCACACCGGAACAAAGTGCAGAAATATTGAAAAATCTTCCGCTTTTACATTACAGAAATAAATAA
- a CDS encoding endo-1,4-beta-xylanase: MKKIIALLGILTLTVSCTTASTTTSNDSLKNAFKNKFYIGTAMSLPQIHGTDVKSVEIIKNQFSSIVAENCMKSMYLQPQEGQFFFNDADKFVEFGEKNKMFIIGHTLIWHSQAPDWFFVDKNGKNVSPEVLKQRMKSHITKVVSRYKGRVKGWDVVNEAIMEDGSYRKSKFYEILGEEFIPLAFKYAQEADPNAELYYNDYNEWHPGKVKTVTQLVKDFKSKGIRIDGVGMQAHVGMNTPSIDEYEKAILAYAETGVKVNITELEISALPSPWGTSANISDKVAYDEKMNPYKNGLPMDVQTTWENRYLDFFKLFLKQKNNIRRVTLWGVTDNQSWKNDFPIKGRTDYPLLFDRQYKTKPVVDKIIKLTETR, translated from the coding sequence ATGAAAAAAATAATAGCATTATTAGGAATTTTAACCTTAACAGTCTCGTGTACAACAGCAAGCACAACAACTTCCAACGATTCCCTTAAAAATGCATTTAAAAATAAATTCTACATCGGAACAGCAATGAGTCTCCCGCAGATTCACGGAACGGATGTGAAATCGGTTGAGATTATTAAAAACCAATTCAGTTCCATTGTTGCGGAAAACTGTATGAAAAGTATGTATCTGCAGCCTCAGGAAGGGCAGTTTTTCTTTAATGATGCAGACAAATTTGTTGAGTTTGGAGAAAAAAATAAAATGTTCATCATTGGTCATACTTTAATTTGGCATTCCCAGGCTCCGGATTGGTTTTTTGTTGATAAAAACGGCAAAAATGTTTCTCCTGAAGTCTTAAAGCAAAGGATGAAAAGCCATATTACAAAGGTAGTTTCCCGATACAAAGGCAGAGTAAAAGGTTGGGATGTTGTGAATGAAGCCATTATGGAAGACGGTTCTTACCGAAAGTCTAAATTTTACGAAATTTTGGGTGAAGAATTTATTCCTTTAGCCTTCAAATACGCTCAGGAAGCAGATCCGAATGCAGAATTGTATTACAACGATTATAACGAATGGCATCCCGGAAAAGTAAAAACAGTAACGCAATTGGTTAAAGATTTTAAATCAAAAGGAATCCGGATTGATGGAGTAGGAATGCAGGCTCACGTCGGAATGAATACACCTTCCATCGATGAATACGAAAAAGCAATTCTTGCCTATGCAGAAACCGGGGTTAAGGTAAATATTACAGAATTGGAGATCAGTGCATTGCCTTCGCCTTGGGGAACTTCCGCAAATATCTCTGATAAAGTAGCTTACGACGAGAAAATGAATCCCTACAAAAACGGACTTCCTATGGATGTTCAGACAACATGGGAAAACCGATATCTAGATTTCTTTAAATTATTTTTAAAACAGAAAAATAACATCCGAAGAGTCACATTATGGGGCGTAACCGATAATCAATCCTGGAAAAACGATTTTCCGATCAAAGGCAGAACAGATTATCCGTTACTATTTGACCGCCAATACAAAACAAAACCAGTTGTTGATAAAATTATTAAACTGACAGAAACAAGATAA
- a CDS encoding AraC family transcriptional regulator, which yields MKHHSPAFEAINPNIGSSFTSLKFQKNENIKSHVWHYHPEIELILVKGGSGKRQIGSNISYFTEGDLVLIGSNLPHCGLTNENTNNDYEMVIQFKPDFLGEKIWENPEMKKIHAMLEKSKSGMVFGDDVKKAMRKKVSQMHQSESLEKLLKFLEILHDLSVTDDYRILNAGKYYLQTQVEDNERINHIFNYVKDHFKEQITLEEIASLANMKVPSFCRYFKKITNKTFTQFVNEYRITHSLKLLAEQPLSITDVCFESGFNNFSYFNKTFKEYIKKSPSQYRKEFNYVME from the coding sequence ATGAAACATCACAGTCCTGCATTTGAAGCTATCAATCCTAATATAGGAAGCAGTTTTACGAGTCTAAAGTTTCAGAAAAATGAGAATATCAAATCGCACGTTTGGCATTATCATCCTGAGATTGAATTGATTTTGGTAAAAGGTGGTTCAGGCAAAAGGCAGATAGGAAGTAATATTTCTTACTTTACTGAGGGTGATTTGGTTTTGATTGGCAGTAATTTGCCACATTGCGGTTTAACCAACGAGAATACCAATAATGATTACGAAATGGTAATTCAGTTTAAACCTGATTTTTTGGGTGAAAAGATTTGGGAAAATCCTGAAATGAAAAAAATTCATGCCATGCTCGAAAAATCAAAAAGCGGAATGGTATTTGGTGACGATGTAAAAAAAGCAATGAGAAAAAAAGTTTCTCAGATGCATCAGTCAGAATCCTTAGAAAAGCTTTTGAAGTTTTTAGAAATTCTGCACGACCTTTCTGTTACAGATGATTACAGAATTCTCAATGCAGGAAAATATTATCTGCAAACTCAGGTAGAAGATAATGAGAGGATTAATCATATTTTTAATTATGTAAAAGATCATTTTAAAGAACAGATTACCTTGGAAGAAATAGCTTCTCTTGCGAATATGAAAGTGCCTTCTTTTTGCCGTTATTTCAAGAAAATCACCAACAAAACCTTTACACAATTTGTTAATGAATACCGCATTACTCATTCTCTGAAACTGCTTGCCGAACAACCTTTAAGCATTACAGATGTTTGTTTTGAAAGCGGTTTTAATAATTTCAGCTATTTCAATAAGACTTTTAAAGAATATATCAAAAAAAGCCCTTCCCAATACCGCAAAGAGTTTAATTATGTAATGGAATAA
- a CDS encoding alpha-glucuronidase, whose protein sequence is MHNFRSYIVIFLLFPLILFAESGSKLWLRFPNVKNGISADKIISKSKNPTLEIAKKELMNYWRGQTVELRTEKSLKNLKEGYTIKSSSEKIIISAAKESGLLYGVYHILRLQQTKADINNLNITEKPSYDVRILNHWDNLDGTIERGYAGHSLWKWEDLPNKISPRYEEYARANASIGINSVVLNNVNASPNMLRTDYLQKVKVLADLFRPYGIKVYLSVNFSSPKVLGGLENSDPLNKNVQQWWKEKASEIYKLIPDFGGFLVKANSEGQPGPQDYGRTHADGANMMADMLKPYGGIVMWRAFVYSPSKEDRAKQAYLEFVPLDGKFRDNVIIQIKNGPVDFQPREAFNPLFGALKKTSEMVEFQITQEYLGQNNHLVYLAPLFKETLDSDTYSDGKGSTISKITDGTLRHAKLTAISAVANIGEDENWTGHLFAQANWYAFGRLAWNHELTSEQIADEWIKMTFTNDKNFLNPVKEMMLSSRETAVDYMMPLGLHHIFAGTHHYGPEPWGDYKGGRPDWSPVYYHKADANGIGFDRTKTGSNAVSQYFPPLNETYGNIKTCPENLLLWFHHVPWDYQMKDGKTLWEELCFKYDTGVKNVREYQKTWDKMQPYIDEQRFAEVQAKLKIQAKDAVWWKDACLLYFQTFSKLTIPYEIERSVHELEDLKKIKLNMGHHN, encoded by the coding sequence ATGCATAATTTCCGATCTTACATCGTTATATTTCTACTATTTCCATTAATCCTTTTCGCAGAAAGCGGAAGTAAGCTCTGGCTTCGTTTTCCCAACGTAAAAAATGGAATTTCTGCCGATAAAATCATTTCTAAAAGTAAAAATCCGACGCTTGAAATTGCTAAAAAAGAATTGATGAATTATTGGCGGGGTCAGACGGTAGAATTGCGGACAGAAAAATCTTTAAAAAATCTGAAAGAAGGCTATACCATCAAATCAAGTTCAGAAAAAATTATTATTTCTGCGGCCAAGGAAAGCGGTTTGCTGTACGGAGTGTATCATATTTTAAGGCTTCAACAGACAAAAGCTGATATTAATAACCTGAACATTACAGAAAAACCTTCATATGATGTCAGAATTCTCAACCATTGGGATAATCTGGACGGAACCATTGAGCGCGGTTATGCCGGACATTCGCTTTGGAAATGGGAAGATTTACCCAATAAAATTTCGCCTCGATACGAAGAATATGCAAGAGCTAATGCCTCAATCGGGATCAATTCTGTTGTTTTAAATAATGTAAATGCCTCACCCAATATGCTTCGAACTGATTATCTGCAGAAGGTAAAAGTTTTGGCAGATCTATTCAGGCCTTACGGAATTAAAGTGTATTTATCAGTCAATTTTTCTTCGCCTAAAGTTCTTGGCGGATTGGAAAATTCTGATCCGTTGAATAAAAATGTTCAGCAATGGTGGAAAGAAAAAGCATCAGAAATTTATAAATTGATTCCTGATTTCGGAGGATTTTTGGTAAAAGCCAATTCGGAAGGACAGCCGGGACCGCAGGATTACGGAAGAACTCATGCCGACGGTGCCAATATGATGGCAGATATGTTGAAACCTTATGGCGGAATCGTGATGTGGAGAGCTTTCGTGTACAGTCCGAGTAAAGAAGACCGTGCAAAACAGGCTTATTTGGAATTTGTTCCTTTGGACGGGAAATTCAGGGATAATGTGATTATTCAGATTAAAAACGGACCTGTTGATTTTCAGCCTCGTGAAGCATTCAATCCACTTTTTGGAGCTTTAAAGAAAACTTCCGAAATGGTAGAATTTCAGATTACTCAGGAATATTTAGGGCAAAACAATCATTTGGTTTATTTAGCTCCTTTATTTAAAGAAACTTTAGACAGTGACACGTATTCTGATGGTAAAGGTTCTACGATTTCAAAAATCACGGATGGAACGTTGAGGCATGCAAAATTAACGGCAATTTCTGCAGTTGCCAATATCGGGGAAGATGAAAACTGGACCGGACATCTTTTTGCGCAAGCCAATTGGTATGCATTCGGGCGTTTGGCGTGGAATCATGAATTAACTTCTGAACAAATTGCAGACGAATGGATTAAAATGACTTTCACAAATGATAAAAATTTCCTGAATCCGGTAAAAGAAATGATGCTGTCTTCTAGGGAAACAGCGGTCGATTATATGATGCCTCTTGGTCTTCACCACATTTTTGCAGGAACACATCATTACGGACCCGAACCTTGGGGAGATTACAAAGGCGGAAGACCCGATTGGTCGCCGGTGTATTATCACAAAGCTGATGCAAATGGAATAGGATTCGACAGGACAAAAACAGGAAGTAATGCCGTTTCCCAATATTTTCCACCATTAAATGAAACCTATGGAAATATCAAAACCTGCCCTGAAAATTTGCTTCTGTGGTTTCATCATGTTCCGTGGGATTATCAGATGAAAGACGGAAAGACTTTGTGGGAAGAATTATGCTTTAAATATGATACAGGTGTAAAAAATGTACGGGAATATCAGAAAACCTGGGACAAAATGCAGCCTTATATTGATGAGCAGAGATTTGCAGAGGTTCAGGCAAAGCTGAAAATTCAGGCTAAAGATGCTGTCTGGTGGAAAGATGCATGTTTATTGTATTTTCAGACGTTCTCAAAACTGACGATTCCTTACGAAATTGAGCGATCGGTTCATGAACTGGAAGATCTGAAGAAGATTAAACTCAATATGGGACATCATAACTAA
- a CDS encoding MFS transporter, translating to MNNSSQKISVVEKIGYSLGDLAANLVFQTLVTYLAYFYTDIYGLKPEDASIITLTVGLLAGFVFNPIVGALADRTRTKWGKFRPWILLSAIPLGAAALFAFSTPDFSYKGKMIYAAVTYSFLLLLYAANNLPYAALSGVITGDMGERNSISSYRFVAVMFAQFFVQVFMLPIILSAGHGDKAAGIEVVMTWLAIIGTVMLLITFFTTKERVIPKPEQESTLRADLKDLKKNKPWIIMLVVTALIFITLAMKGGSYVYYFNNYVDESSLQHFISPITNFFNSIGMNFFGEDPRSAGFGLFNAGGIIMMIVGITFSKRFADKYGKRDAFIASLFISTLFVLAFIFYPPKSVGLMFLSQILHGFFYGIGTPLLWAMIADVADFSEWKNNRRATAIIFSAMMVGLKVGLSIGSSLVALIIGKYGYISSEGAINVVQPETVSVGAKMLVSVFPSIPFFLACGLLFFYEINKKKEIEIERDLKERRKVKD from the coding sequence ATGAACAATTCATCTCAAAAAATATCTGTCGTTGAGAAAATCGGCTACAGCTTAGGAGATTTAGCCGCCAATCTGGTATTCCAGACTTTGGTGACGTATTTAGCTTACTTTTACACAGATATTTACGGATTAAAACCGGAAGACGCATCTATCATCACACTTACAGTCGGCTTATTGGCTGGGTTTGTATTCAATCCTATTGTTGGTGCTTTAGCAGACAGAACGCGTACAAAATGGGGAAAATTCCGTCCGTGGATTTTACTTTCTGCAATTCCGCTGGGTGCGGCGGCACTTTTTGCGTTTAGCACGCCCGATTTTTCGTATAAAGGTAAAATGATTTATGCAGCGGTCACTTACTCTTTCTTGCTATTGCTTTATGCAGCCAATAATTTGCCTTATGCCGCTTTGAGTGGTGTTATCACCGGAGATATGGGGGAAAGAAACAGTATTTCTTCCTATCGTTTTGTGGCGGTAATGTTTGCGCAGTTCTTCGTTCAGGTATTTATGCTGCCGATTATTTTGTCTGCAGGACACGGCGATAAAGCAGCAGGAATCGAGGTTGTAATGACGTGGCTGGCAATTATAGGAACAGTAATGTTGCTCATAACCTTCTTCACAACCAAAGAAAGAGTGATCCCGAAACCGGAGCAGGAATCTACTTTACGAGCTGATTTAAAAGACTTGAAGAAAAACAAGCCTTGGATTATCATGTTGGTAGTTACGGCTTTGATTTTCATTACATTGGCAATGAAAGGCGGTTCATATGTCTATTATTTTAATAATTATGTAGACGAATCTTCGCTTCAACACTTTATATCGCCAATTACCAATTTCTTTAATTCCATCGGGATGAATTTCTTTGGAGAAGATCCTCGTTCTGCAGGTTTCGGACTGTTTAATGCAGGCGGAATCATCATGATGATTGTCGGAATTACTTTTTCTAAAAGATTTGCAGACAAATATGGCAAAAGAGATGCATTCATCGCTTCATTATTTATATCCACGTTATTTGTGTTGGCATTCATATTTTATCCTCCAAAATCGGTTGGATTAATGTTTTTGTCTCAGATTTTACACGGTTTCTTTTACGGGATAGGAACTCCTTTATTATGGGCAATGATTGCCGACGTGGCCGACTTTTCCGAATGGAAAAACAACCGTAGAGCCACAGCAATTATTTTCTCTGCAATGATGGTCGGTTTGAAAGTAGGTTTAAGCATCGGAAGCTCATTAGTTGCCCTGATTATCGGTAAATACGGTTATATTTCCTCAGAAGGAGCAATCAATGTGGTACAGCCAGAAACCGTTTCAGTAGGAGCAAAAATGCTGGTCAGCGTATTTCCGTCCATTCCGTTTTTTTTAGCGTGCGGATTGCTTTTTTTTTATGAAATCAACAAGAAAAAAGAAATCGAAATTGAGCGTGACCTTAAAGAAAGAAGAAAAGTGAAAGACTAA